One Bosea sp. 685 DNA segment encodes these proteins:
- a CDS encoding alkyl sulfatase dimerization domain-containing protein → MAHDALFERLWSGAAPMEEWTAAVSEGAITQVADNIITVHTTYFCGSVTAIRTDAGLVVIDTAKPDTAAQTLGVVRSWDDSPVHTVIYTHGHIDHTSGITLIDEEADARGRPRPRVIAHRNVRRRMERYEASHGFNSLVQGQQFNKPDYVYPIGQRRPDEVYDETLSLTIGGEEIALFHGRGETDDASFVWLPKRRVLASGDFVIWVFPNAGNPRKVQRYAADWAVALRRMEELKPEILIPGHGPVIFGAERATQVLRDGAEALEYLTGETLRLINRGATLDEVLHAVKVPPRYLGKPYLLPKYDDPEFLVRAIYHFYAGWFDGDPAHLKPARTVELASELARLAGGADKLAERAAILSGEGQTRLAAQLAEFAGAAAPEDARIQAIRAAVLQTCIDGETTLMGKAFFAVYQRDAEEKSKA, encoded by the coding sequence ATGGCTCACGACGCATTGTTCGAGCGGCTCTGGAGCGGCGCTGCTCCGATGGAGGAGTGGACGGCGGCGGTGTCTGAGGGGGCGATCACGCAGGTCGCCGACAACATTATCACCGTCCATACGACGTATTTCTGCGGCAGCGTCACGGCTATCCGCACCGATGCCGGGCTCGTCGTGATCGACACGGCCAAGCCCGATACCGCAGCCCAGACGCTGGGCGTGGTGCGAAGCTGGGACGACAGCCCGGTTCACACCGTGATCTACACCCATGGCCATATCGACCACACCAGCGGTATCACGCTCATCGACGAGGAGGCCGATGCGAGGGGCCGCCCCAGGCCGCGCGTCATTGCCCACCGGAATGTTCGGCGCCGCATGGAGCGATACGAAGCGTCGCACGGCTTCAACAGCCTGGTTCAGGGCCAGCAATTCAACAAGCCCGACTATGTCTACCCGATCGGCCAGCGGCGGCCTGACGAGGTCTATGACGAGACCTTGTCGCTCACGATTGGCGGCGAGGAGATCGCGCTCTTCCACGGGCGTGGCGAAACCGACGACGCCAGCTTCGTCTGGTTGCCGAAGCGTCGCGTTCTGGCGAGCGGGGACTTCGTGATCTGGGTGTTCCCGAATGCCGGCAACCCGCGCAAGGTCCAGCGTTATGCGGCGGATTGGGCGGTCGCGTTGCGGCGCATGGAAGAGCTCAAGCCGGAGATCCTGATCCCGGGCCATGGGCCGGTGATTTTCGGCGCGGAGCGGGCGACGCAGGTGCTGCGGGACGGCGCTGAGGCGCTCGAATATCTGACGGGCGAGACGCTCCGATTGATCAACCGGGGCGCTACGCTCGATGAGGTGCTGCACGCGGTCAAGGTTCCGCCCCGCTATCTGGGGAAGCCCTATCTGCTGCCGAAATACGACGATCCCGAATTCCTCGTCCGGGCGATCTACCATTTCTACGCCGGCTGGTTCGATGGCGATCCGGCGCATCTGAAGCCGGCGCGGACTGTCGAACTGGCATCGGAGCTGGCGCGGCTCGCGGGCGGCGCGGACAAGCTTGCCGAGCGGGCCGCTATCCTGTCCGGGGAAGGCCAGACGCGGCTTGCGGCTCAGCTTGCCGAATTCGCCGGCGCTGCGGCTCCGGAGGACGCGCGGATTCAAGCGATCCGCGCGGCCGTTCTCCAGACATGCATCGACGGCGAGACCACGCTGATGGGCAAGGCCTTCTTCGCCGTCTACCAGCGCGATGCGGAGGAGAAATCGAAAGCCTGA
- a CDS encoding aminotransferase has product MLKTPQATLNPDLLDTGTPPIPEAQGWARAYDGRNGPLIDLSQAVPGSPPPQELLQRLGEAAGATDSARYGAITGDLALREAYAKEMGSIYGARFSPSEIAITSGCNQAYVITMMALARAGDNVLLPTPWYFNHEMTLTMLGVEPRPLPCDPAAGFVPDVADAEKLIDARTRAIVLVTPNNPTGAVYPAATIAAFAELCARRGLWLVLDETYRDFLPEGIARPHEVFAASAWQDSVIGLYSFSKAYAVPGWRLGAITAGEKVVAQIGKVLDCVQISPVRAGQAAITWGIEGIRDWREANRVEINARAALFHAAMAPLNGWSVLAAGAYFAYLAHPFAGVPAADVARALVQERGVLALPGPYFGPEQEQHLRIAIANVAADRIGGLGQRLAGFSV; this is encoded by the coding sequence ATGTTGAAGACGCCGCAAGCCACCTTGAACCCCGACCTGCTCGACACCGGTACGCCTCCGATCCCGGAGGCCCAAGGCTGGGCGCGTGCCTATGACGGCCGCAACGGGCCGCTGATCGACCTGTCTCAGGCCGTGCCGGGCTCGCCGCCGCCACAGGAACTGCTGCAGCGCCTCGGTGAGGCCGCCGGCGCGACCGACAGCGCCCGCTATGGCGCGATCACCGGCGATCTCGCTCTGCGCGAGGCCTATGCGAAGGAGATGGGGAGCATCTACGGCGCGCGCTTTTCGCCCAGCGAGATCGCGATCACCTCGGGCTGCAACCAGGCTTATGTCATCACGATGATGGCGCTGGCCCGGGCCGGCGACAATGTGCTCTTGCCGACACCCTGGTATTTCAACCACGAGATGACGCTGACCATGCTCGGCGTCGAGCCGAGGCCTCTGCCCTGCGATCCCGCCGCCGGCTTCGTGCCGGATGTCGCGGACGCCGAGAAGCTGATCGACGCGCGCACCCGCGCCATCGTGCTGGTGACGCCGAACAACCCGACCGGCGCGGTCTATCCGGCCGCGACCATCGCCGCCTTCGCCGAGCTCTGCGCACGGCGCGGGCTCTGGCTCGTGCTCGACGAAACCTATCGCGATTTCCTGCCTGAAGGCATTGCGAGACCGCATGAGGTCTTTGCTGCAAGCGCTTGGCAAGACTCCGTCATCGGGCTCTACAGCTTCTCCAAGGCCTATGCCGTGCCGGGCTGGCGCCTGGGCGCGATCACCGCGGGCGAGAAGGTCGTCGCGCAGATCGGCAAGGTGCTCGACTGCGTCCAGATCAGCCCCGTGCGCGCCGGCCAGGCCGCGATCACCTGGGGCATCGAGGGCATCCGCGACTGGCGCGAGGCCAACCGCGTCGAGATCAATGCCCGCGCCGCCTTGTTCCACGCCGCGATGGCCCCGCTGAACGGCTGGTCCGTGCTCGCGGCGGGCGCCTATTTCGCCTATCTCGCGCATCCCTTCGCGGGCGTGCCGGCCGCCGATGTCGCACGTGCGCTCGTGCAGGAACGCGGCGTGCTGGCCCTGCCCGGCCCCTATTTCGGCCCGGAACAGGAGCAGCATCTGCGCATCGCCATTGCCAATGTCGCCGCCGACCGGATCGGCGGGCTTGGCCAGAGGCTGGCCGGGTTTTCGGTTTAA
- a CDS encoding SIR2 family NAD-dependent protein deacylase, translating into MQDETNDAIDELHAMLDRAAVIVGFTGAGISTESGVPDFRTPGSPWMVHKPIPFAAFTASREARVEAWRRKFAMDDHFAGAGPNRGHRALARLVSEGRSPGIVTQNIDGLHQASGIPDERIVELHGNGTYATCLTCGWRHELAAIRPAFEATGEPPSCIMCGGNVKSATISFGQAMPQLQMQRAHALTLQADLFLVVGSSLVVFPAATIPVIAKRNGAKLVIVNREPTELDAIADLVVRAEIGPALGRLAG; encoded by the coding sequence ATGCAGGACGAGACCAACGACGCGATCGACGAACTCCATGCCATGCTCGACCGGGCAGCCGTGATCGTCGGCTTTACCGGAGCCGGCATCTCGACTGAATCCGGCGTGCCGGATTTCCGCACGCCGGGTTCGCCCTGGATGGTCCACAAGCCGATCCCGTTTGCTGCCTTCACCGCCAGCCGCGAGGCGCGTGTCGAGGCCTGGCGGCGCAAATTCGCAATGGACGACCATTTCGCCGGCGCCGGCCCCAATCGTGGCCACCGCGCTTTGGCGCGGTTGGTGAGCGAGGGCCGCTCGCCCGGCATCGTCACCCAGAACATTGACGGCCTGCATCAGGCCTCGGGTATTCCCGATGAACGCATCGTCGAACTGCACGGCAACGGCACCTACGCCACCTGCCTGACCTGCGGCTGGCGCCATGAGCTCGCCGCGATCAGGCCGGCTTTTGAGGCGACTGGCGAGCCGCCGAGCTGCATCATGTGCGGCGGCAACGTCAAATCGGCGACGATCTCGTTTGGCCAGGCGATGCCGCAGCTGCAGATGCAGCGAGCCCATGCTCTGACGCTGCAGGCCGATCTCTTCCTTGTGGTCGGCTCCTCGCTCGTCGTCTTTCCCGCCGCGACGATCCCCGTCATCGCCAAGCGCAATGGCGCGAAACTTGTCATCGTCAACCGCGAGCCGACTGAGCTCGACGCCATCGCCGATCTCGTGGTGCGGGCCGAGATCGGTCCGGCGCTGGGGCGATTGGCGGGGTAG
- a CDS encoding isoprenylcysteine carboxylmethyltransferase family protein, protein MEQTETPREPSAMSRSTAIAYAIGLPLSLLGLIFWPAGTIAWRPGWVFLAVLILGFGASALVLAWVNPIIYRARSRFQAGTKNWDKALLAVILPAMVAVLPVAALDAGRFHWSTVPAWAVLSGYVAVLAGIAVTAWAQAMNPYFEPGVRIQSERHQRVIDSGPYRFVRHPGYVAALFLFFGMALALGSLWALVPAALAAAVLVLRTSWEDQLLRAELPGYDDYSRRVRWRLIPGLW, encoded by the coding sequence ATGGAACAGACCGAAACGCCCCGGGAGCCGAGCGCGATGTCGCGCAGCACGGCCATTGCCTATGCGATCGGCCTCCCGCTCTCGCTGCTCGGATTGATCTTCTGGCCTGCCGGCACGATCGCCTGGCGGCCCGGATGGGTCTTCCTCGCGGTTCTGATTTTGGGCTTCGGCGCGTCGGCCCTCGTGCTCGCCTGGGTCAATCCGATCATCTACCGCGCGCGCAGCCGGTTTCAGGCGGGCACGAAAAACTGGGACAAGGCGCTGCTTGCGGTCATCCTGCCGGCGATGGTGGCGGTCCTGCCGGTCGCGGCGCTTGATGCCGGGCGGTTCCACTGGTCGACTGTGCCGGCCTGGGCGGTGCTGTCGGGCTATGTCGCCGTGCTGGCGGGCATTGCGGTGACGGCCTGGGCGCAGGCGATGAATCCGTATTTCGAGCCGGGCGTCCGGATCCAGTCCGAGCGGCATCAGCGCGTGATCGATAGCGGTCCCTACCGTTTCGTGCGTCACCCCGGCTATGTCGCCGCACTATTCCTGTTCTTCGGCATGGCGCTTGCGCTGGGCTCGCTCTGGGCGCTCGTTCCCGCCGCGCTGGCGGCTGCGGTCCTCGTCCTGCGCACATCATGGGAAGACCAGCTGCTGCGGGCCGAGCTCCCTGGATATGATGATTATTCCCGCCGGGTGCGGTGGCGATTGATCCCCGGCCTCTGGTGA